From one Misgurnus anguillicaudatus chromosome 2, ASM2758022v2, whole genome shotgun sequence genomic stretch:
- the LOC141369092 gene encoding uncharacterized protein, which produces MPGIIFTNEFGQEIQDATEQELHRDQDEGEDFKWGLSGQVDVDGSGSEYETAEEWGDGPGQNGGWISADDELESAYTENPEQCKPVIRECFADWSAGNSALKKITNYDSGFGGDAFAASWDHPVENVKPDVEEACMSELEQNNTEKRVLDQGVDDIGVGANDVPESTQLSDAFSGEGTDPFATGNDPFAPTGDDPFGTGNDPFANSDKDPFGQCVTDSIKSLEEESKGFPGSDPFATESDKSGFNSDPFAETQAADVTGWTADPFATKFLSDRFLAESNQDPFVIDTTCDPFANESSKDPFTNVDNHRWACAWETTGRNEVDGEVKDDKSGHANGWAAFSAPVADLDSSSKGSWQEVNDSSGFFSSDVQGSFTTSWPGESSILPQDPFAPGPNETSDPKGTAAGLKEPENSDLSEDEVANRRYGNLYHEIDTELEEMTYHFPATTNLMDPGTPPIVCSPEPFSPLSFACFDCLLVLLIISIFSVLKVCTIKMIF; this is translated from the exons ATGCCTGGAATCATTTTTACTAATGAGTTTGGTCAAGAGATTCAGGATGCCACCGAGCAGGAGCTGCACCGAGATCAGGATGAGGGAGAGGATTTCAAATGGGGCTTGTCTGGTCAGGTTGATGTAGATGGGTCAGGGTCAGAGTATGAGACTGCTGAAGAATGGGGAGATGGCCCAGGACAGAATGGGGGGTGGATTAGTGCTGATGATGAGCTTGAATCTGCATACACCGAGAATCCAGAACAATGTAAACCTGTGATCCGGGAGTGTTTTGCAGACTGGAGCGCAGGTAACAGTGCTCTGAAGAAAATAACCAATTATGACTCTGGGTTCGGTGGTGATGCATTTGCTGCCAGTTGGGATCATCCCGTGGAGAACGTAAAGCCTGATGTGGAAGAAGCATGTATGTCAGAACTGGAACAAAACAACACTGAGAAGCGAGTTTTAGATCAGGGCGTTGACGACATTGGTGTTGGAGCAAATGATGTTCCTGAATCTACTCAACTTTCAGACGCATTTAGCGGTGAAGGAACTGACCCGTTTGCTACAGGGAATGATCCTTTTGCCCCAACAGGGGATGACCCATTTGGTACAGGTAACGATCCTTTCGCTAACTCAGACAAAGATCCTTTTGGACAATGTGTGACAGATTCAATAAAGTCTTTGGAGGAAGAGTCCAAGGGCTTTCCAGGGAGTGATCCATTTGCTACAGAGAGCGATAAAAGTGGGTTTAATTCTGATCCCTTTGCAGAGACCCAAGCAGCAGATGTAACAGGGTGGACAGCAGACCCCTTTGCCACAAAATTCCTATCAGACCGTTTTCTTGCTGAGAGCAACCAGGACCCGTTTGTTATCGATACCACATGTGATCCTTTTGCCAATGAAAGTAGTAAGGATCCATTTACCAATGTGGACAACCACAGATGGGCATGTGCTTGGGAAACCACAGGAAGAAATGAGGTAGATGGAGAAGTAAAAGATGACAAAAGCGGACATGCCAATGGGTGGGCAGCTTTTTCTGCACCAGTTGCTGACTTGGACTCCTCCAGCAAGGGATCCTGGCAAGAGGTGAATGATAGCAGTGGCTTCTTCTCCTCGGATGTACAAGGAAGCTTCACAACAAGCTGGCCTGGTGAGTCCAGTATTCTACCTCAAGATCCCTTTGCCCCTGGACCAAATGAAACATCTGATCCTAAAGGTACCGCTGCTGGTCTTAAAGAGCCCGAGAACTCAGACCTGTCCGAAGACGAAGTCGCAAACCGAAGATACGGAAACTTATACCACGAGATAGATACAGAGCTGGAAGAG ATGACGTACCATTTTCCTGCTACGACAAACCTCATGGACCCTGGAACCCCTCCCATAGTCTGCAGCCCCGAGCCCTTTTCTCCTCTCTCCTTTGCTTGCTTTGACTGCTTGTTAGttttactaattataagtatattttcagTGTTGAAGGTTTGTACAATCAAAATGATATTTTAA